Proteins encoded together in one Ursus arctos isolate Adak ecotype North America unplaced genomic scaffold, UrsArc2.0 scaffold_125, whole genome shotgun sequence window:
- the LOC130543499 gene encoding transport and Golgi organization protein 1 homolog isoform X6: MQDQLQEAELTFERKIAVHEKNAVGNWIKARVWERKIQQQSRENAYMIHRLRMMKGQMLPEGCMRHEAMLGRPEMWSPPRRGHWSDAEAGGAPMRNNGTEPNRDPGMYKVGPDVRGFPRPTCMPCPMDQIYQASLAMGHLSLLHLGRHAGLPCPSFLHHVGLGPIQKPVVLKGTKVAPCPRRTQRRTRTQP, translated from the exons ATGCAAGAccagctgcaggaggcagagctcacCTTTGAACGCAAG ATCGCAGTTCATGAAAAGAATGCTGTAGGGAATTgg ATCAAGGCTCGGGTTTGGGAGCGGAAGATacagcagcagagcagggagaatGCCTACATGATACACAG ACTGCGCATGATGAAAGGACAGATGCTGCCTGAGGGATGCATGAGGCACGAAGCGATGCTGGGAAGACCTGAGATGTGGAGCCCTCCACGGAGAG GGCATTGGTCTGATGCTGAAGCTGGTGGGGCACCCATGAGGAACAACGGCACTGAGCCTAATAGAGACCCTGGGATGTACAAG gtgggtccggatgtgagagggtttcctcggcccacctgcatgccctgccctatggaccaaatttaccaggcttcattggctatgggccacctcagcctcctccaccttggtcgacatgcgggcctcccctgtcCCTCGTTCctccaccatgtg ggcctcggtccaattcagaaacctgtggtgctcaaggggacaaaggtggcaccgtgcccaagaaggacccagagaaggacaag gACTCAACCATGA